The DNA region TCCACGTTGTAGTCGAACAGGTGGACTGCGGAGCGCCACTCCCCGGCCGGGTGGTCCTCGGGCGGGCGGGTCGCGTCCTCGACCCGCTCCCGGCCGGCGGCCAGGCCCTTCGCCAGGGCGAGCGTCCAGTCGGGCGCGGCGGCCCGGTACGGCGAGGGGCCGGGGTCGAGCAGACCGAGCGGCGCGAACCGCTGCTGGTAGGCACGGTCGGCCCCGGCCGGAGGAAGGGCCGCCATCCAGACCCGGAGCCGTTCGAAGAAGGCCAGGCGCTCGGGCACCTCCGGGTCGGGTGCGGGCAGCCCGGCGGAGAGACCGCCCGGCTCCAGCGGTTCGAGCGTGAGACCGTCCTGGAGGGCCCGGACCCGGGGGAGGTCGTCCGGGCCGGAGCAGGCGAACCGGCCGACGACGGTGGCCACCGTGGTCGGCGCGACGATCACCCGGTCCGGGTCGGTCGGCGTGCCGTGCCAGTCGGGCGGGACGACCAGCCAGGTCTGTGCCCCGGTGCCGGTCGCCCGGCTGCCGAGGTAGGCGAAGTTGTCGGTCCACGCGTCGACGAACTGCAGCACGTGGTACGCCCCGGCGGTGTCCGGCAGCCGCAGGACCTGCGGGCCCTCGGAGAGGTCGAGCTGGGCCACCGAGTAGACGGTGTCGTTGTTGACGGAGACGAAGTCGTCCTCGGGGCCGGCCAGCCGGGTGGCGTGGCCGAAGCGGTTGTACGGGGTCGCCGGCAGGACGCCCATGCCGCCCCGGACGAACCGGTCGACCACGGTGAGACCGGCGACGAGCGGGTAGCCGTAGACGTAGGCGTCGGCCGCCAGGGCCTCCAACTCCGGCTGGGACATGGGGTGTGCCTCCTCGGGGCGTGGGTCTCCTCGGGGCCCGGGGCCGCGGGCCGGGCGAACCCCCTGGGCTCCGGGGCTCCGGGGCTCCGGGGCTCCGGGCGTGAGGGTTTCCGGGTGCGGTTCTTCAGGACGGGCGGACGGGACGGACGGCCGCCGCGCCCGGTGCCCCGGCACGGCCCCGGCCGGGCGTCACCGCGGGGTGAGCGGTGGCAGCGTCCAGCGGCCGTCGAGCGCCCGGTCGTCCGGGCCGTAGAGGCGGACGACCACGCTGAACGGGCCGTCCGGTGCGGGCAGCCAGTTGGCGGAGTGCTGGGCGTCGGCCGGGCGCTTGTGCTGGACGTAGAGGGTGAGGCCGCCGTCCGGGTCGGTGACCAGACCGGGCGTGCGGTCGCCGATCGAGTAGCGGTCCAGGGTGTTGTCGACCAGCAGGCGGTCCGGGAGCCCGTACATGGTGGCGGACCAGAAGAACCGCGCGGGCGGCAGCCGTCCGGGTTCGAACCGCAGGACGTAGTCGCGGTCGGCGGCGTCGGGCGGTCGGTTGCCCTCGCTGTCGGCGAGCCATCCGCCGTACCAGGCCTCCTCGGCGGGCAGCCCGTACAGGCCCTTCAGCGCGCCGAGGGCCTGCTCCAGGTACGCGGTGCCGATCTGCTCCCGGGTGCCGAACAGCCCCGCGGAGCCGACGGTCCGCTCGGCGGCGCGGGCCAGTTCGGCGCGGCCGTCGGCGATGCCGCGCTCCATCTCGGCACGGACCGCGATCGGCAGGGCCGCCGGTTCGAACTCGCCCCGGCCGTCGACGCCGAGGTCGGCCAGCCGGCCGCGCAGGTCGGCCTCGGCGGGCGGCGCCGGGAAGAAGCCGAGCAGGAAGTCCAGGAGGGAGAAGAACTCGATGGTGTCCGGCACCTCCTCGCGCCAGACCGGCCAGACCGGGTTCGGGGCGGGCTCGGGGGCGGGCGTGCCGGCGTACTCGTGCAGCGGGCGGAGCCGGTACTGCCGCTGGATCCGCTCCACCTCCCCGACGGCCTCGGGGGACGGCCCGGAGAGGTAGGTGCGGCCGAGGACGCCGATCAGCCGGCCGGCGGTGCGGATCACGCCCTTGAGACCGGCGGGGGCCTCGCCCTTCCAGTCGGGACCGGCCACCAGGTAGTCGCCGGGTTCCTGACCGGTGGTCCGGGAGCCGATGAACCCGGCGTACACGGTGTCGAGTTCGTGCAGCGGGAGGACGTAGTAGCGGTCCACGGCGGGGACGGACACCACCCACGGCTCGGCCCTCAGGTCGAGCCAGGCCCAGGAGTAGGGCGTGTCGTTGTTGGGGGTGACGACGTCGGTGTCGGCCGGGGTGAACGGGCGCCGGTGGTGGCGGAAGACGCCGAAGCCGCCGACGTACCTCGGGTCGGCGTCGTCCACCGCCTGCACGTACATGGTGCGGTAGTTCTGCAGGATCGGATAGCCGCGGACCCATGCCTCGGCGGCGGTCGCGCGGATGGTGGCCGGGTCCACGAGTGCCGGGTTGACCATGGTGCCGCTCTTCCCTCGTCCGTTCCCCGGTGCCGGAGCACGGTGAACTGATTCGGACATTCAGGTACAGAGCGCATGCTATGCGGCACCCGGAGGGTCGGCATCTCGACTGCGGACGGCCTGCGGGGCGGCCCGGGGAGCGGCACAGGAGGGCCCTCCGGGGCCGCGGCGGACGCGGTTCGGGGGCGGTGGACGCGGTTCGGGGGCGGCTCGGGCGTGGTCTCCGCCCAGCGCGAACGGGGGTGTACCGACCGGCGGGGCCGGGACAGTCTTACCGGTATGAAGATCCTCCTGCTTGGCGGCTCCTCCTTCCTCGGGCGGGCGTTCGCCTCCGAAGCGCTCGCCCGCGGCCACGAGGTCACCACCTTCAACCGCGGCCGGTCCGGCACCGACCTGACCGGCGTCGAGGCCGTCCGGGGTGACCGTGACTCCGCCGACGACCTGGCACGGCTGGCCGACGGCCGGCACTGGGACGCCGTCGTCGACACCTCCGCCCAGCAGCCCGCCCAGACCGCGCTCTCCGCCCGGCTGCTGCACGGTCGCACCGACCGCTACACCCTGGTCTCCTCCGTCCACGCCTTCGCCGACTGGCCCGCCCGGGTGGTCGACGAGGCCTCGGAGCTGCACCCGTGCCCGGCCGACACCCCGCCCGGCCAGGAGTTCAGCGCCGCGCTCAAGGCCGGCTGCGAGCGCGCGGTGCTGGAGGTCTTCGGACCCGACCGCACCACGGTCCTCAACAGCGGGCTGCTGATCGGCCCCCACGAGCTCGGCGGCCGGCTGCCCTGGTGGCTGGAGCGGATGGCCCGGGGCGGGCGGGTGCTGGCGCCGGGGGACCCGGACCGGACGATGCAGGTCATCGACGTCCGGGACTTCGCGGTGTTCGGGCTCGACCTGCTGACGGTGGGCGCGGCGGGCCGCTACCTCACCACGGCGCCGCCCGGCCGGCTGACCTACCGGGAGTTCCTGACCGGCTGCATCGAGGCGGTGGGGCCGGACGGCACCGGCGCGACCGCCGAACTGGTCTGGGTCGCGGACGGGCCGCTGCTGGCGGAGGGTCCGGACAGCGTCCAGCCGTGGAGCGAGCTCCCGCTCTGGGCCCCCGATCTGCCCGACATGGCCGGTGTCTGGCTCGTCGACACCGCCCGGGCGGAGGCCGCCGGGCTGCGCTGCCGCCCGTTCGCCGAGACCGCCCGGGACACCTGGGCCTGGCTGCGGGAGCGCGGGCCCGCCGCCGACACCGGGGCCGACGGGCGCAAGCACGGCCGGATCGTGCACGGGATCGAACCGGCGAAGGAGCAGCGGCTGCTGGCCGCCCTGGCCTGAACGGGGCGCGGGCCGACGGGACGGTGCACCGGGGCGGGGCGCGGGCCGGCGCCCTCCGGCCCCGCTGTGCGGCCGTGGAGGAGGACGGGGACTCCCCGCCCCGCCACGGCCGCACCGCGGACGGCAGTCGCCGGGGCCTCAGCGGCTGCGGCGGGTGACCAGCTCGGCCAGGACCAGCAGCTCGTCGGCGGCCGACGGCTCGGGCACGGCGACGGCCAGCTGGGCCAGCGC from Kitasatospora sp. NBC_00458 includes:
- a CDS encoding DUF1254 domain-containing protein, with the translated sequence MSQPELEALAADAYVYGYPLVAGLTVVDRFVRGGMGVLPATPYNRFGHATRLAGPEDDFVSVNNDTVYSVAQLDLSEGPQVLRLPDTAGAYHVLQFVDAWTDNFAYLGSRATGTGAQTWLVVPPDWHGTPTDPDRVIVAPTTVATVVGRFACSGPDDLPRVRALQDGLTLEPLEPGGLSAGLPAPDPEVPERLAFFERLRVWMAALPPAGADRAYQQRFAPLGLLDPGPSPYRAAAPDWTLALAKGLAAGRERVEDATRPPEDHPAGEWRSAVHLFDYNVDFLGPGTLDDPEWRIPDRRAAYLSRAAAARAGLWGNHAYEALYAMTYDDADGRPLTGAHHYTLRFDGPPPADAFWSVTMYGLPEYHLVANPADRYSVGDRTPGLVYGPDGSLTLHLRHDRPADPDEAANWLPTPAGGFRPMIRLYQPRPAALDGTYRLPPIRRR
- a CDS encoding DUF1254 domain-containing protein; the encoded protein is MVNPALVDPATIRATAAEAWVRGYPILQNYRTMYVQAVDDADPRYVGGFGVFRHHRRPFTPADTDVVTPNNDTPYSWAWLDLRAEPWVVSVPAVDRYYVLPLHELDTVYAGFIGSRTTGQEPGDYLVAGPDWKGEAPAGLKGVIRTAGRLIGVLGRTYLSGPSPEAVGEVERIQRQYRLRPLHEYAGTPAPEPAPNPVWPVWREEVPDTIEFFSLLDFLLGFFPAPPAEADLRGRLADLGVDGRGEFEPAALPIAVRAEMERGIADGRAELARAAERTVGSAGLFGTREQIGTAYLEQALGALKGLYGLPAEEAWYGGWLADSEGNRPPDAADRDYVLRFEPGRLPPARFFWSATMYGLPDRLLVDNTLDRYSIGDRTPGLVTDPDGGLTLYVQHKRPADAQHSANWLPAPDGPFSVVVRLYGPDDRALDGRWTLPPLTPR
- a CDS encoding NAD-dependent epimerase/dehydratase family protein, with the translated sequence MKILLLGGSSFLGRAFASEALARGHEVTTFNRGRSGTDLTGVEAVRGDRDSADDLARLADGRHWDAVVDTSAQQPAQTALSARLLHGRTDRYTLVSSVHAFADWPARVVDEASELHPCPADTPPGQEFSAALKAGCERAVLEVFGPDRTTVLNSGLLIGPHELGGRLPWWLERMARGGRVLAPGDPDRTMQVIDVRDFAVFGLDLLTVGAAGRYLTTAPPGRLTYREFLTGCIEAVGPDGTGATAELVWVADGPLLAEGPDSVQPWSELPLWAPDLPDMAGVWLVDTARAEAAGLRCRPFAETARDTWAWLRERGPAADTGADGRKHGRIVHGIEPAKEQRLLAALA